The following are encoded in a window of Oreochromis aureus strain Israel breed Guangdong linkage group 10, ZZ_aureus, whole genome shotgun sequence genomic DNA:
- the slco2b1 gene encoding solute carrier organic anion transporter family member 2B1 produces the protein MTSDPRSLQAPARSRSLFNSIKFFVFCHSLLQLAQLLVSGYMKSSISTIERRYGLSSQKSGLLASFNEVGNTILIIFVSFFGSRVHRPRYIGAGALLACLASLLMGVTHFMSEPYHYTKSIFASNEKSANLCQSESSVTTSSYNQTCLKQETPAQQGIYPMLLLGQLLLGVGAVPIQPFGISYIDDYASKRNSPLYLGILLAMTSIGPAFGFITGSLMLRFYVDFDKVPKEAIELDTKDLRWVGAWWLGFLVASCVLFLTALPYLFFPRNMPKEEDPDDIESQPDSKEQQQQTDTQREPTLIQFLKSFPKIALRTLRNPIYLLVVLALVNLSALLSGLATFMAKFIEKQFSQSASFSTMMIGGVGIPMAVLGTVLGGALMRRFSLSVSGASKLCTIAILLCMLTALPMLFIGCPTQNIAEVSNNSYDLFQCSSSCHCSEEAFNPVCGSDGMEFKSPCHAGCQSVETDNFSKVVNYSECRCVGGLGFALPRSCGSGCEHLLLPFVVLLGLTAFIAAFSQTPSCMMILREVPPEDKSFAVGVQYMLFRVLAFMPGPVLYGSVIDTTCILWGKKCGKQTSCQYYDLERFRNRFLGLQVVFVCGALLCYLLTIVVLRKRDRYQERDYQMVNQKISENAKEKELMT, from the exons ttctttgtgttttgccACAGTTTGCTGCAGCTGGCCCAGCTGTTGGTGTCAGGCTACATGAAGAGCTCCATCTCCACCATCGAGAGGCGCTATGGCCTATCCAGCCAGAAGTCTGGGCTCCTGGCCTCCTTCAACGAG GTGGGAAACACCATCCTCATCATCTTTGTGAGCTTCTTTGGGAGTCGAGTCCATCGGCCACGGTACATCGGAGCTGGAGCTCTGCTCGCTTGCCTGGCCTCTCTGCTGATGGGGGTAACACACTTTATGAGTGAACCGTACCACTACACGAAGAGCATCTTTG CCTCCAATGAAAAAAGTGCCAACCTCTGCCAATCAGAAAGCTCAGTAACCACCTCATCCTACAATCAGACCTGCCTGAAACAGGAGACCCCCGCCCAGCAGGGGATCTACCCCATGCTGCTCCTGGGTCAGCTGCTGTTGGGCGTCGGAGCCGTCCCCATCCAGCCCTTTGGCATCTCCTACATCGACGACTACGCCAGCAAAAGGAATTCCCCGCTCTACCTTG GCATCCTCCTTGCTATGACCTCGATCGGTCCGGCCTTCGGATTCATCACTGGGTCCCTCATGCTGCGCTTCTATGTTGACTTTGACAAGGTACCCAAAG AGGCGATCGAGTTGGACACTAAAGACCTGCGCTGGGTGGGAGCATGGTGGCTCGGCTTCCTGGTAGCCTCGTGCGTCCTCTTTCTCACTGCACTGCCTTACCTCTTCTTCCCCAGAAACATGCCCAAAGAG GAAGATCCAGACGATATTGAGTCCCAACCAGACAgtaaggagcagcagcagcagacagacacacaacgGGAACCTACCCTCATTCAGTTCCTCAAAA GTTTTCCTAAAATCGCTCTGCGAACGCTGCGAAATCCCATCTACCTGCTGGTGGTTCTGGCTCTGGTGAACTTGTCAGCTCTGCTGTCCGGCCTCGCCACCTTTATGGCCAAGTTCATTGAGAAACAGTTCAGCCAGAGTGCCTCTTTCTCCACCATGATGATAG GAGGAGTCGGGATCCCAATGGCGGTACTGGGGACCGTCCTGGGTGGAGCTCTGATGCGACGGTTCAGTCTTTCAGTCAGTGGTGCCAGCAAATTGTGCACAATAGCCATTCTTCTCTGCATGCTAACCGCCCTACCAATGCTGTTCATCGGCTGTCCCACACAGAACATTGCTGAGGTCTCTAACAACAG CTATGATTTGTTTCAGTGCAGTTCTAGCTGTCACTGTTCTGAGGAGGCGTTTAACCCGGTCTGTGGTTCAGACGGCATGGAGTTCAAGTCTCCTTGCCATGCTGGCTGTCAATCTGTAGAAACAGACAACTTCAGCAAAGTCGTG AACTACAGTGAGTGCCGGTGTGTCGGTGGCCTCGGCTTCGCCCTACCTCGGAGCTGCGGCAGTGGGTGTGAGCATCTCCTCCTACCCTTTGTGGTCCTGCTGGGTCTCACTGCCTTCATCGCCGCCTTTTCCCAAACACCATCATGCATGATGATACTCAG GGAGGTGCCTCCGGAGGATAAGTCTTTCGCAGTGGGAGTTCAGTACATGCTGTTCAGAGTCCTCG CGTTCATGCCCGGTCCGGTGTTGTATGGTAGTGTCATCGACACCACCTGCATCTTATGGGGCAAGAAATGTGGCAAGCAGACTTCCTGTCAATACTACGACCTAGAGCGCTTCAGAAACAG GTTTCTGGGACTGCAGGTGGTCTTTGTGTGTGGGGCGTTGCTCTGCTACCTCCTGACAATCGTTGTCCTGCGGAAAAGAGACAGGTATCAAGAAAGGGATTACCAGATGGTGAACCAGAAAATATCAGAGAATGCCAAAGAAAAAGAACTGATGACATGA